A stretch of Cyanobacteria bacterium FACHB-DQ100 DNA encodes these proteins:
- a CDS encoding aldo/keto reductase family protein has translation MKYRKLGNSDLNASEIILGSWLTYSGGVERQKAEACIHKAFDVGINFIDTANVYGRGASESLLGEVLQGVDRASYILATKVYFPMSDVDRGLSAAQIHKQIDASLQRLKTDYVDLYQCHRYDTNTPLEETMGALTEVVRQGKARYIGFSEWNPSQIQAALNLPNVEKFVSSQPQYSMLWRKPEAEVFPLCAANGIGQIVWSPLAQGVLTGKYKPGEAIPQDSRAANDKMNGFMTDLLNDRVLGAVQNLKPIAQQLNISMAQLALAWVLRDQRVTSAIIGASRPEQVVDNAAAVDVNLADDVLKEIDRILEPALPSTAAR, from the coding sequence ATGAAATATCGCAAGTTAGGAAACAGTGATCTCAACGCTTCCGAGATTATTTTAGGCTCTTGGTTAACTTATAGCGGTGGCGTAGAACGACAAAAAGCAGAAGCTTGTATTCATAAAGCGTTTGATGTTGGCATTAACTTTATTGATACGGCAAATGTCTATGGGCGGGGTGCATCAGAATCGCTATTAGGAGAAGTGTTGCAGGGAGTCGATCGCGCTTCCTACATTCTGGCAACGAAGGTTTACTTTCCGATGTCGGATGTCGATCGTGGACTTTCTGCGGCTCAAATTCACAAACAGATTGATGCTTCCCTTCAGCGATTGAAAACCGATTACGTCGATCTGTATCAATGTCATCGCTATGATACGAACACGCCGTTAGAGGAAACAATGGGAGCTTTAACGGAAGTCGTTCGGCAAGGAAAAGCTCGATACATTGGCTTTAGTGAGTGGAATCCATCGCAAATTCAAGCCGCTTTGAACCTTCCGAATGTTGAGAAGTTTGTGTCGAGTCAACCTCAGTATTCGATGTTATGGCGCAAACCTGAAGCTGAAGTGTTTCCGTTGTGCGCGGCGAATGGGATTGGTCAGATTGTTTGGTCTCCGCTGGCTCAAGGAGTGCTGACAGGCAAGTACAAACCGGGTGAAGCGATTCCTCAAGATTCGCGTGCGGCAAACGATAAGATGAACGGATTTATGACGGATTTGCTCAACGATCGTGTTCTTGGTGCAGTGCAGAACTTAAAGCCGATCGCACAACAGCTAAACATTTCAATGGCACAGCTTGCTTTAGCTTGGGTGTTGCGGGATCAGCGCGTGACCAGTGCAATTATTGGTGCAAGCCGTCCTGAGCAAGTGGTCGATAATGCGGCGGCGGTTGATGTGAACTTGGCGGATGATGTGCTGAAAGAAATCGATCGCATTCTTGAACCAGCCTTACCTTCTACAGCTGCTCGATAG
- a CDS encoding type II toxin-antitoxin system VapC family toxin, which yields MSYLDTSIIVPAYCTEPLSDRVDEVLLREAELAISNLTEVEFYSALSRKVREQQLTLDEAQQISIDFQADLDARIYQRLQIEAVHYQLAQDWIRRFDTKLRTLDALHLAIAHESSMTITTGDVGLAQSGQILGLNVELIVL from the coding sequence TTGAGCTATTTGGATACAAGCATTATTGTTCCAGCATATTGTACAGAGCCTCTGAGCGATCGCGTTGACGAAGTTTTGCTTCGAGAAGCTGAATTAGCAATTAGCAATTTGACCGAGGTGGAATTTTATTCTGCGTTGTCCCGAAAGGTGCGAGAACAACAACTGACACTGGATGAGGCACAGCAAATCTCGATCGATTTTCAGGCGGATTTAGACGCGAGAATTTACCAACGATTACAGATTGAAGCGGTTCATTACCAACTGGCGCAAGACTGGATTCGCCGATTCGATACAAAATTAAGAACACTGGATGCTTTGCATTTAGCGATCGCGCATGAATCAAGCATGACAATTACCACAGGTGATGTTGGATTAGCTCAGAGTGGGCAGATTTTGGGGCTGAATGTTGAATTGATTGTGTTGTAG